The following proteins are co-located in the Rippkaea orientalis PCC 8801 genome:
- a CDS encoding ABC transporter ATP-binding protein has protein sequence MIEVQHLSKIYGSTAAIQDVDFSVESGEILGFLGPNGAGKTTTMRILSGYIPATTGTAKIAGYDVHEQSMEVRRRIGYLPENPPLYPEMTVEGFLMFVARIKGVASGDRVSRVNWSIERCQLQDKRKILIRKLSKGYKQRVGIAQAIVHDPPAIILDEPTVGLDPKQIIEVRNLIKSLAGEHTIILSTHILPEVSMTCDRVTIINKGKVVATDTPDNLMSQLTATGGYELEVKGDIASVEPLLTQIKGVSKVNIKSTIKQENTEVHLIHLAADLTVEPGQEIAALIVNQGLGLYEMRRTRPTLEDVFLDLITEESPISDE, from the coding sequence ATGATTGAAGTCCAACACCTCAGCAAAATCTACGGTTCAACAGCAGCTATCCAAGATGTGGATTTTTCCGTCGAAAGCGGGGAAATTCTCGGTTTTTTGGGACCAAATGGTGCAGGAAAAACCACCACCATGAGAATTTTATCGGGATACATCCCTGCTACCACCGGAACCGCTAAAATTGCGGGGTACGATGTCCATGAACAGTCGATGGAAGTGAGACGACGCATCGGTTATCTTCCCGAAAACCCCCCTTTATACCCTGAAATGACAGTAGAAGGGTTTTTGATGTTTGTGGCTAGAATTAAAGGAGTAGCGTCTGGCGATCGCGTTTCTAGGGTAAACTGGTCGATAGAACGCTGTCAACTCCAAGATAAGCGAAAAATCCTGATTCGCAAGCTATCCAAAGGGTATAAACAACGGGTAGGCATTGCTCAGGCCATTGTACACGATCCCCCTGCTATTATTTTGGATGAACCCACCGTTGGACTTGACCCGAAACAAATTATTGAAGTTCGCAATCTTATTAAGAGTTTAGCGGGGGAACATACGATTATTTTATCGACTCATATTTTACCGGAAGTGAGCATGACCTGCGATCGCGTTACCATTATCAATAAAGGTAAAGTTGTCGCTACGGATACCCCGGATAATTTGATGTCCCAACTAACAGCAACGGGAGGATATGAACTTGAAGTCAAAGGAGATATTGCTTCTGTTGAACCCCTGTTAACACAAATTAAAGGAGTCTCAAAAGTTAACATAAAATCTACGATTAAACAAGAAAATACTGAGGTTCATTTAATTCATTTAGCAGCAGATTTAACAGTAGAACCTGGACAAGAGATTGCTGCATTAATTGTTAACCAAGGGTTAGGATTATATGAAATGCGTCGAACTCGTCCTACTTTAGAAGATGTTTTTCTAGACTTAATTACCGAAGAATCACCAATCAGTGATGAGTAA
- a CDS encoding ABC transporter permease, with protein MVLANLLAIFRKEFQSYFTTPFFYIIAAVFWLISGFFFGAILQQIIGDITFLEQSGQLPQSIDVPSRFLEAFLGVIISLFLVLLPALSMGLYSEEKKRGTLELLATSPVTNWVVALGKLLGVMSFFIVLMIPIWVWETIVFSAANPPVNITIILVAHLALLLIATAILSLGMFISSITDSSILAYILTFVMILFLWILDLIANKLTEPFSSILSHLSLFDRYNDMVTGVFNPSSLILFVSYIFLGIFLTAQSIETLRFQRS; from the coding sequence ATGGTTTTAGCGAATTTACTGGCTATTTTTCGTAAAGAGTTTCAAAGTTATTTCACTACACCGTTTTTTTATATTATTGCTGCGGTATTCTGGTTAATATCAGGGTTCTTTTTTGGAGCCATTCTTCAGCAGATAATCGGGGATATTACCTTTTTAGAACAGAGTGGACAACTACCCCAGTCTATTGATGTTCCTAGTCGATTTTTAGAGGCTTTTTTAGGAGTTATTATTTCCTTGTTTTTAGTCCTTTTACCCGCGTTATCCATGGGATTATATTCCGAAGAAAAAAAGCGAGGAACCCTAGAATTATTAGCCACTTCTCCTGTTACTAATTGGGTAGTTGCTTTGGGTAAACTTTTAGGCGTTATGTCTTTTTTTATTGTGTTAATGATTCCGATTTGGGTTTGGGAAACCATTGTTTTTAGTGCAGCTAATCCTCCTGTTAATATTACTATCATATTAGTTGCTCATCTGGCATTATTATTAATTGCTACTGCTATTTTATCGTTAGGAATGTTTATTTCTTCTATTACGGATAGCTCAATTCTGGCTTATATATTAACCTTTGTTATGATTCTTTTTCTTTGGATCTTAGATTTAATCGCTAATAAATTGACTGAACCTTTCAGCAGTATTTTGTCTCATCTTTCGTTATTTGATCGGTATAATGATATGGTAACAGGGGTTTTTAATCCCAGTAGCTTAATATTGTTTGTCAGTTATATTTTTCTCGGCATTTTTTTAACCGCACAATCAATTGAAACCCTAAGATTTCAGAGATCTTAA
- a CDS encoding GldG family protein, whose product MKIKFNYRAILKYLFIPGIILTVAGLVVGLTTKKWSILPMSLVIGGSILIVAWLLFLLITGRGFWTKRSTQAGTNALVSTLSLIAILGVINFVAVRYLTPIDLTENQLFTLSPQTQEVVKNLKEPLKVWIFTKDTNSIDKKLLENYRRYNQNFTFEFVDPDTNLGLTQKFNVKSLGDVYVEYGDKKQLAQTLIAFDSPEPLSEIKLTNAIEKIQRNYIPTIYLLQGHGEYSLEQSQEASISIAVSSLKDKGYQVKPLNLAEITGIPEDADTIIIAGPQRKLLEQEITALKTYSEQGGNLLVLLNPNTETGLEPVLEEWGIKLDNRIIIDGSSSLGPAIPLITSYGSHPITKEFGNGMSFYPLSRPIDTVETKDVEATSLLVTSDKMWAESDVESEEVTFDDTKDIAGPFDLGVALIRQINQEQNNTTQSSSSENKVTETPIPSSSPSPEAKETETATPSPSPEAKETETATPSSSPEAKETETATPSPSPEATPDSQKSESSPQNKTTEETLKKTESRMVVIGNSTFITDTLFDQQLNGDVFLNSVQWLATKDDQPLSIRPKEAKNRRINLTPIQAGILTLLNLVVFPLLGLVAAGITWWRRR is encoded by the coding sequence ATGAAAATCAAGTTTAACTATCGTGCCATTTTAAAATATTTATTTATCCCAGGAATCATACTAACCGTTGCTGGTTTAGTCGTAGGTTTAACGACTAAAAAATGGTCAATTCTTCCGATGAGTTTAGTTATTGGAGGAAGTATTCTAATAGTAGCATGGTTATTATTTTTATTAATTACGGGACGAGGTTTCTGGACAAAAAGATCAACCCAAGCAGGAACCAATGCGTTAGTATCTACCCTATCGCTAATTGCTATTTTAGGGGTGATTAATTTTGTGGCAGTTCGCTATTTAACCCCTATTGATCTAACTGAAAATCAACTTTTTACCCTTTCCCCACAAACCCAAGAAGTTGTTAAAAATCTCAAAGAACCCTTAAAAGTCTGGATCTTTACTAAAGATACTAATTCCATCGATAAAAAGTTATTAGAAAATTATCGTCGTTACAATCAAAATTTTACCTTTGAGTTTGTTGATCCTGATACTAATTTAGGATTAACCCAAAAATTTAATGTAAAATCTCTAGGGGATGTCTATGTAGAATACGGTGATAAAAAACAATTAGCACAAACCCTAATTGCTTTTGATAGTCCTGAACCCTTATCTGAAATTAAATTAACCAATGCAATTGAAAAGATCCAACGAAATTATATTCCTACTATCTATCTTCTTCAAGGCCATGGAGAGTATTCTTTAGAACAATCTCAGGAAGCAAGTATTTCTATTGCTGTTAGTAGTTTAAAAGATAAAGGCTATCAAGTCAAACCTTTAAACCTAGCAGAAATAACTGGTATTCCCGAAGATGCAGATACCATAATTATTGCAGGTCCTCAGCGTAAATTATTGGAACAAGAAATTACCGCATTAAAAACCTATTCTGAACAAGGAGGAAATCTGTTAGTATTACTTAATCCTAACACTGAGACAGGATTAGAACCCGTATTAGAAGAGTGGGGAATTAAACTCGATAATCGCATTATTATTGATGGTTCTAGTAGTTTGGGTCCTGCTATTCCTTTGATTACTAGCTATGGAAGTCATCCCATTACAAAAGAATTTGGTAACGGAATGTCTTTTTATCCTTTATCCCGTCCCATTGATACTGTAGAAACTAAAGATGTAGAAGCAACATCTCTCTTAGTCACCAGCGACAAAATGTGGGCAGAAAGTGATGTAGAATCAGAAGAGGTAACTTTTGATGACACTAAAGATATTGCTGGACCTTTTGATTTAGGGGTTGCCTTAATTCGTCAAATTAATCAAGAGCAAAATAATACTACTCAATCTTCTTCCTCTGAAAACAAAGTAACAGAAACTCCTATTCCCTCTTCTTCTCCTAGTCCAGAAGCAAAGGAAACAGAAACAGCGACTCCTTCCCCTAGTCCAGAAGCAAAGGAAACAGAAACAGCAACTCCTTCTTCTAGTCCAGAAGCAAAGGAAACAGAAACAGCGACTCCTTCTCCTAGTCCAGAAGCAACACCAGATAGTCAAAAATCAGAGTCTTCTCCTCAGAATAAAACAACTGAAGAAACCCTGAAAAAAACTGAATCTCGTATGGTTGTTATCGGAAATTCAACCTTTATAACCGATACTTTATTTGATCAACAATTAAATGGAGATGTCTTTTTAAATTCAGTTCAATGGTTGGCAACAAAAGATGATCAACCCTTATCAATTCGTCCTAAAGAAGCGAAAAATCGTCGTATTAATCTAACCCCCATCCAAGCAGGAATATTAACTCTTTTAAACCTAGTCGTCTTTCCTTTATTAGGTTTAGTTGCTGCTGGTATCACTTGGTGGAGAAGACGATAG
- a CDS encoding DUF4340 domain-containing protein, with protein MQIKRTTWGLLVTAVFLSVGVYFYELTQQENQEQVQSQKEKIFDFSAETIQKITIETEKQSLQFERTKDPNKQWKMTQPKEAIANDPVVSFVINLLVTGESDRRFSIPANQKKEYGFEPPSAKLKIDLNNNTYHELILGKSDFKGEFLYAIIDPNIQNNSQIEISLVSQDFLSALDKKAEEWLEIKQPTQPSKSDKESNNN; from the coding sequence ATGCAAATAAAAAGAACAACTTGGGGTTTATTAGTTACGGCTGTATTTTTATCTGTGGGAGTGTATTTTTATGAATTAACTCAACAAGAAAATCAGGAACAAGTTCAATCTCAGAAAGAGAAAATATTTGATTTTTCAGCCGAAACTATTCAGAAAATAACCATTGAAACTGAGAAACAAAGCTTACAATTTGAACGAACAAAAGATCCTAATAAGCAGTGGAAAATGACTCAACCTAAAGAAGCAATAGCAAATGATCCCGTGGTGTCTTTTGTGATTAATTTATTAGTAACAGGAGAAAGCGATCGCCGTTTTAGCATTCCTGCGAATCAAAAAAAAGAATACGGGTTTGAACCCCCATCAGCCAAGCTTAAAATTGACTTAAATAATAACACTTATCATGAACTAATTTTAGGAAAATCTGATTTTAAAGGTGAGTTTTTATATGCTATAATCGATCCTAACATACAAAATAATTCCCAAATAGAAATTAGTCTAGTGTCTCAAGATTTTCTGTCAGCATTAGACAAAAAAGCAGAAGAATGGCTAGAAATTAAACAGCCAACTCAGCCATCAAAATCAGACAAAGAATCAAACAATAATTAA
- the pstB gene encoding phosphate ABC transporter ATP-binding protein PstB: MVNHLPNSQTETMSFSPKAEVKNLNFYYDKVHALKDINLTIAEKQVTALIGPSGCGKTTLLRCFNRMHDLYPGNRYEGQINLDGENILSKKIDPIEVRMRVSMVFQKPNPFPKSIYENVAYGLRIRGDKDRSKLDDKVEEALKNAALWDEVKNRLDDLAYNLSGGQQQRLCIARALVTEPEMILFDEPTSALDPIATASIESLMNELKDKVTILIVTHSMNQAARFSDYTAFMYLGELIEFGKTADIFAKPAHEKTRDYVGGKFG; this comes from the coding sequence ATGGTAAATCATCTGCCCAACTCTCAAACAGAAACTATGTCTTTTTCACCTAAAGCTGAAGTTAAAAATCTCAATTTTTACTACGATAAAGTTCATGCCCTCAAGGACATTAATTTAACCATTGCAGAAAAGCAGGTAACAGCATTAATTGGTCCTTCGGGTTGTGGAAAAACGACATTACTTCGTTGTTTCAATCGGATGCACGATCTTTATCCAGGTAATCGTTATGAAGGACAAATCAATCTGGATGGAGAGAATATTTTAAGCAAAAAAATTGACCCTATTGAAGTAAGAATGCGGGTGAGTATGGTTTTTCAGAAACCGAATCCTTTCCCAAAATCGATTTATGAAAATGTTGCCTATGGGTTAAGAATTAGAGGAGATAAAGATCGATCAAAACTCGATGATAAAGTTGAAGAAGCGTTGAAAAATGCAGCTTTGTGGGATGAAGTTAAAAACCGTTTGGATGATTTAGCTTATAATCTTTCTGGAGGACAACAACAACGATTGTGTATTGCTAGGGCGTTAGTGACAGAGCCAGAAATGATTTTGTTTGATGAACCCACCTCTGCTTTAGATCCTATTGCTACTGCCAGTATTGAAAGCTTAATGAATGAATTAAAAGATAAAGTAACGATTTTAATTGTTACCCATAGTATGAATCAAGCTGCACGCTTTTCTGATTATACGGCTTTTATGTATCTTGGTGAATTAATTGAGTTTGGCAAGACGGCGGATATTTTTGCCAAACCTGCCCATGAAAAAACAAGAGATTATGTTGGTGGAAAGTTTGGTTAA
- the pstA gene encoding phosphate ABC transporter permease PstA — translation MNQSTTKLTVEEIRANISRRQLINALFIAIGLLVIFVSIFILMALVLQMALQGLPRITPNFFLSFPSRKAEEAGILSAWVGSGLIMLVTMIAAIPLGVASGIYLEEYSKKNWLSDIIEINITNLAGVPSIIYGLLALGLFVYQLNLGRSMLSAGLTLALLILPVIIVTTREALRSIPRSLREAAYAVGASKWQVVSQHILPYSLGSILTGIIIGISRAIGETAPLITIGALTFIAFLPDPPIKGEFPFISFAWLFTEYTVMPIQMFNWVSRPNAEFHINAAAAGTVLIAMTVFMNALAIYLRYRLRKGVKW, via the coding sequence ATGAATCAGTCAACCACTAAACTCACTGTTGAGGAAATTCGCGCTAATATTTCCCGTCGTCAACTCATTAATGCACTATTTATTGCGATCGGTTTGTTGGTTATTTTTGTTTCTATCTTTATTCTGATGGCTTTAGTCTTGCAGATGGCACTTCAAGGACTACCTCGAATTACGCCTAACTTTTTCTTATCCTTTCCTAGTCGCAAAGCAGAAGAAGCCGGGATTTTATCGGCTTGGGTGGGGTCAGGATTAATTATGTTAGTTACGATGATTGCTGCCATCCCTTTAGGGGTTGCTTCGGGGATTTATTTAGAAGAATATTCTAAGAAAAATTGGCTGTCTGATATCATTGAAATTAATATTACTAATCTCGCGGGTGTTCCTTCAATTATTTATGGGTTATTAGCGTTAGGACTTTTCGTTTATCAATTAAACCTTGGCCGTAGTATGCTATCAGCAGGATTAACCCTTGCTTTATTAATTTTACCCGTTATTATTGTAACAACCCGTGAAGCACTTCGATCAATTCCTAGAAGTTTGCGAGAAGCTGCTTATGCAGTAGGGGCGAGTAAATGGCAAGTGGTTTCTCAACATATTTTGCCCTATTCTTTAGGCAGTATTTTAACGGGAATTATTATTGGTATTTCCCGCGCTATTGGAGAAACAGCCCCTCTAATTACCATCGGGGCGTTAACTTTTATTGCCTTTCTACCTGACCCTCCCATTAAAGGGGAATTTCCCTTTATTTCTTTTGCTTGGTTATTTACTGAATATACTGTAATGCCCATTCAAATGTTTAATTGGGTATCCCGTCCTAATGCTGAATTTCATATTAATGCTGCTGCTGCGGGAACAGTATTAATTGCTATGACGGTTTTTATGAATGCCTTAGCAATTTATTTACGTTATCGTTTACGAAAAGGAGTCAAATGGTAA
- the pstC gene encoding phosphate ABC transporter permease subunit PstC — MPQGQIRPIASSKFAPKVGRTIRETIIELILFLAAASSVATTIAILAILLEESILFFEKVSIFEFLTSTEWSPLFDNPKYGILPLVSGTLVTSFVALLVAIPCGTIVAIYLSEFAPAKFREVIKPFLEILAALPTVVYGYFALLFVTPFLQMVFPELPGFNMLSAGLVMGLMIIPFISSISEDAMRSVPIGLKEGSYAMGATRLQTSLKVVFPAAISGISASYILGASRAVGETMIVAIAAGLQPNLTWNPFDQAATITAYIVQVSLGDLPHQSLEYQTIFAAGLTLVLITLVLNIIGHFLAKAYRENY, encoded by the coding sequence TTGCCACAAGGACAAATTAGACCCATTGCATCGAGTAAATTTGCCCCAAAAGTGGGGAGAACAATTCGAGAAACTATCATTGAACTAATCTTATTTTTAGCGGCGGCTTCATCGGTGGCAACAACGATTGCTATCCTCGCTATTTTATTAGAAGAATCAATTCTTTTCTTCGAGAAAGTTTCAATTTTTGAATTTTTAACCAGTACAGAATGGAGTCCCCTTTTTGATAATCCGAAATATGGGATTTTACCCCTCGTCTCAGGAACCTTAGTGACTTCTTTTGTGGCTTTATTAGTAGCGATTCCCTGTGGCACAATTGTAGCGATTTATTTGAGTGAATTTGCTCCGGCTAAGTTCCGAGAAGTGATTAAGCCATTTTTGGAAATTTTAGCAGCTTTACCTACGGTTGTTTATGGGTATTTTGCCCTTTTATTTGTGACTCCTTTTTTGCAAATGGTTTTCCCCGAATTACCTGGATTTAATATGTTAAGTGCAGGTTTAGTGATGGGATTAATGATTATTCCGTTTATTAGTTCTATCAGTGAAGATGCCATGCGTTCGGTTCCCATTGGGTTAAAAGAAGGGTCCTATGCCATGGGAGCAACTCGTCTACAAACGTCTTTAAAAGTAGTATTTCCGGCAGCTATTTCTGGCATTAGTGCTTCCTATATTTTAGGGGCATCTCGCGCCGTAGGAGAGACAATGATTGTGGCGATCGCGGCGGGATTACAACCGAATTTAACCTGGAATCCCTTTGATCAAGCAGCAACTATTACAGCCTATATTGTTCAGGTTAGTTTAGGCGATTTACCCCATCAATCTCTAGAATATCAAACCATTTTTGCGGCGGGATTAACCTTAGTTTTAATTACCTTAGTGTTAAATATTATTGGTCATTTTCTGGCTAAAGCCTATCGAGAAAATTATTAA
- a CDS encoding PstS family phosphate ABC transporter substrate-binding protein: MNRIAFPWRIASLLAVVTSTVALSVSQVQSQNRATISIDGSSTVYPVTEAVAEEFQKMKKGAVRVTVGVSGTGGGFKKFCNGETHISNASRPIKKSEQDACKAKGINYIELPVAYDALTVVVNPQNKAVSDLTTAELKKMWQASSQGNVSSWNQIRASWPKDKFKLYGPGADSGTFDYFKEEILGDAGIRKDFTPSEDDNVLVQGVSRDKNALGYFGFAYYDENKSRLKAVKINGVMPSAQTVNNGKYKPLSRPIYIYVSSKVAAKPEIKEFVNYYLTNAAKFSKEVAYIPLPAADYTKAKQRFANGQMGRIPLRAGL, translated from the coding sequence ATGAACAGAATAGCCTTTCCTTGGAGAATCGCCAGTCTTCTCGCCGTTGTTACTTCAACGGTTGCCCTTTCAGTTTCTCAGGTGCAATCACAAAATAGGGCAACCATTAGCATTGATGGTTCTAGTACCGTGTATCCTGTTACCGAAGCTGTTGCTGAAGAATTTCAGAAGATGAAAAAAGGGGCAGTCCGCGTTACCGTAGGGGTTTCAGGGACTGGTGGTGGATTTAAAAAATTCTGCAACGGAGAAACCCACATTTCTAATGCGTCTCGTCCTATCAAGAAATCTGAACAAGATGCCTGTAAAGCGAAGGGAATCAACTATATTGAGCTTCCTGTTGCCTATGACGCGCTGACTGTCGTTGTTAATCCCCAAAACAAAGCGGTTTCTGATCTTACAACAGCCGAACTCAAAAAAATGTGGCAAGCATCCTCTCAAGGCAATGTTAGCAGTTGGAATCAAATTCGGGCTAGTTGGCCAAAAGATAAGTTTAAACTCTATGGTCCTGGGGCAGATTCGGGGACTTTTGACTATTTTAAGGAAGAAATCCTCGGTGACGCAGGGATTCGTAAAGACTTTACCCCTAGTGAAGATGATAACGTCTTAGTGCAGGGCGTGAGTCGTGACAAAAATGCCCTCGGTTACTTTGGCTTTGCTTATTATGATGAAAATAAGAGCCGTTTAAAGGCCGTTAAAATTAATGGGGTAATGCCTTCCGCACAAACGGTTAACAATGGTAAATATAAGCCTTTATCCCGTCCGATTTATATCTATGTCAGTTCTAAAGTAGCAGCTAAACCAGAGATAAAAGAGTTTGTTAATTATTATCTCACCAACGCTGCTAAATTCTCTAAAGAGGTCGCTTATATTCCCCTTCCTGCGGCAGATTATACAAAAGCCAAACAACGGTTTGCTAATGGTCAAATGGGACGCATTCCCCTAAGAGCAGGATTATAA
- the thrC gene encoding threonine synthase, with protein sequence MTVDHLTQQSQPNPVESPKLPPSDLKPWRGLIETYRPYLPVTDTTPVITLLEGNTPLIPVPYISQQIGRGVKVLVKYDGLNPTGSFKDRGMTMAISKAVENGAKAVICASTGNTSAAAAAYARRGKMRAFVIIPDGYVALGKLAQALLYGAEVIAIDGNFDDAFKIVRGMAENYPVTLVNSVNPYRLEGQKTAAFEVVDVLGNAPDWLCIPVGNAGNISAYWMGFCQYHGLGKCDRLPKMMGFQAAGAAPFLTGQPVPHPETLATAIRIGNPANWNKAWETQKASHGAFNGVTDEEILAAYRMLASQEGIFCEPASAASVAGLLKVKDQVPSEATVVCVLTGNGLKDPDCAIKHSDNQLKSGIKADLATVAQVMGFA encoded by the coding sequence ATGACAGTTGATCATCTAACGCAACAATCGCAACCTAACCCCGTAGAATCCCCTAAGCTCCCCCCTTCAGACCTAAAACCCTGGCGAGGGTTAATTGAAACCTATCGCCCCTATCTTCCTGTTACCGACACAACTCCTGTCATTACCCTACTTGAAGGGAATACCCCTCTAATTCCCGTTCCCTATATTTCCCAACAAATCGGACGGGGAGTCAAAGTTTTGGTTAAATACGATGGATTAAACCCCACGGGAAGCTTTAAAGATCGCGGCATGACTATGGCTATCTCCAAAGCCGTCGAAAACGGGGCTAAAGCGGTTATTTGTGCCAGTACGGGGAATACCTCAGCAGCAGCAGCAGCCTACGCGAGACGGGGCAAAATGCGGGCATTCGTCATCATTCCTGATGGCTATGTTGCCCTCGGAAAACTAGCCCAAGCTTTACTTTATGGGGCAGAAGTGATCGCCATTGATGGCAATTTTGATGATGCCTTTAAGATTGTTCGAGGGATGGCCGAAAATTACCCCGTAACCTTGGTTAATTCTGTTAATCCCTATCGCTTAGAGGGGCAAAAAACGGCAGCCTTTGAAGTTGTTGATGTCTTAGGCAATGCCCCCGACTGGTTGTGTATTCCCGTGGGGAATGCCGGGAATATTAGTGCCTATTGGATGGGGTTTTGTCAATATCATGGGTTAGGAAAGTGCGATCGCTTGCCAAAAATGATGGGCTTTCAAGCAGCCGGGGCTGCACCGTTTCTAACGGGTCAACCTGTACCCCATCCTGAAACCTTAGCAACTGCCATTCGTATTGGCAACCCGGCTAATTGGAACAAAGCTTGGGAAACCCAAAAAGCCAGTCACGGGGCGTTTAATGGTGTCACCGATGAGGAAATTTTAGCAGCCTATCGGATGTTGGCATCCCAAGAGGGGATTTTCTGTGAGCCAGCCAGTGCTGCTTCTGTGGCAGGATTATTAAAGGTTAAGGATCAAGTCCCCAGTGAAGCAACGGTCGTCTGTGTCCTGACGGGTAATGGACTTAAAGATCCTGATTGTGCCATTAAACACAGCGATAATCAACTTAAATCAGGGATTAAGGCTGATTTAGCTACAGTTGCTCAAGTGATGGGGTTTGCGTAG
- a CDS encoding Rho termination factor N-terminal domain-containing protein, whose product MSNLTDIGNLMYLYLDNIDPGTKSNAHQFLINAAATILAKNGGHNWVPVIVKETQEDHYQIIGNSFIYEVVKAAGLDRVWCIIAEASPEAEEISQVLAGETIPKINLCTASREDIKYGLEYLMQQPGSSIKSINLSVATNKIDESDRQYWKSFDPITKLKCGLTKGNKLDTLKNIFYLEPITKPIEEPITKPAIETPQKPTKTLKALTVQQLKALAKQQGLTGYSKLKKDELIKLLNLSSI is encoded by the coding sequence ATGAGTAACTTAACGGATATTGGTAATTTAATGTATCTCTATCTGGATAATATTGATCCAGGGACAAAAAGCAATGCACATCAATTTTTAATTAATGCAGCAGCGACTATTCTTGCTAAAAATGGGGGACATAATTGGGTTCCTGTTATTGTCAAAGAAACCCAAGAAGATCACTATCAAATCATTGGTAATTCTTTTATTTATGAAGTCGTTAAAGCAGCCGGGTTAGACAGAGTTTGGTGTATCATTGCAGAAGCGAGTCCAGAAGCAGAAGAAATTAGTCAAGTTTTGGCAGGAGAAACCATCCCTAAAATTAATCTTTGTACTGCCTCTAGAGAAGATATTAAATATGGACTGGAATATCTTATGCAACAACCAGGAAGTTCGATAAAAAGTATCAATTTATCGGTAGCAACGAATAAAATTGATGAATCTGATCGTCAGTATTGGAAAAGTTTTGATCCAATAACTAAGCTTAAATGCGGTCTTACAAAAGGAAACAAACTGGATACTCTTAAAAACATATTTTATCTCGAACCTATTACAAAACCCATCGAAGAACCGATAACTAAACCAGCCATAGAAACTCCTCAAAAACCCACTAAGACTTTGAAGGCATTAACTGTCCAACAATTAAAAGCCCTAGCTAAGCAACAAGGCTTAACAGGGTATAGTAAATTGAAAAAAGATGAATTAATTAAATTACTTAACCTGAGTTCGATATGA